A stretch of Petrotoga mexicana DSM 14811 DNA encodes these proteins:
- the rlmB gene encoding 23S rRNA (guanosine(2251)-2'-O)-methyltransferase RlmB — translation MYIYGKNILKEIIETRYPVKHIFFSSSKTERGSLKEIVEDVANLGYSYSFSPNEVLEKMALTSKHQGIVIDIGNDFKYENLDIIEGKEKLFLVILDQIQDPHNFGAIVRTSVAAGVDAIIIPKDNAVEVTPVVIKVSSGQIFKIPIIKVTNLSNTIETLKKKNVWVYGADVEGKPYYEIDWQGNICLVFGNEGNGIRKNVKNHCDELVSIPMFNNVESLNVSVSAGIILFEAKKQRTFNKQL, via the coding sequence TTGTATATATACGGAAAAAACATATTGAAAGAGATTATTGAGACTCGTTATCCTGTAAAGCATATTTTTTTCAGTAGTTCCAAAACGGAAAGAGGGTCTTTAAAAGAAATCGTCGAAGATGTTGCAAATTTAGGATATTCTTACAGTTTTTCCCCCAATGAAGTTTTGGAAAAGATGGCTTTAACAAGCAAGCATCAGGGAATCGTCATTGATATCGGGAACGATTTTAAATATGAAAATTTGGATATAATTGAAGGAAAAGAAAAACTATTTTTAGTAATCTTGGATCAAATACAAGATCCGCATAATTTTGGAGCTATTGTAAGGACTTCGGTGGCTGCAGGGGTTGATGCCATTATAATACCAAAAGATAATGCTGTTGAAGTCACACCTGTTGTTATAAAAGTATCTTCTGGTCAAATATTTAAGATACCAATAATTAAAGTAACCAATCTTTCCAATACAATAGAGACATTAAAGAAGAAAAATGTTTGGGTTTATGGAGCAGATGTCGAGGGCAAACCCTATTATGAAATCGATTGGCAAGGAAACATATGCTTGGTTTTTGGAAATGAAGGGAATGGCATTCGAAAAAACGTTAAAAACCATTGTGATGAATTAGTAAGCATACCGATGTTTAACAACGTTGAGTCTTTAAATGTATCGGTTAGTGCTGGAATTATACTTTTTGAAGCAAAAAAACAAAGAACTTTTAATAAGCAATTATAA
- a CDS encoding glycosyltransferase family 4 protein — MQLNIGMFSDTYLPQKNGVATAIKLYKDEMEKRGHNVYLFVPKYKFDYKRNDDKIFEFPAVKFVFEKEQRIALPFSPEIFKIKELNLDIIHSHDPFSMGILARIVSRMLKLKHVATHHTMYDYYLHYLPSIVRPQPEFVQKIIKNWCLKTDKIIAPTDNIKETLVEYGVPSQHIVTIPTGIDLASFDKPINWDLKKEYPQIKDDDKILLFVGRLGKEKNISFLLKVFKKVLLEETKVKFVIVGGGAEKEALEELAMELNIADNVIFTGSQPREKVIDAYKQAYLFIFASYTETQGLVILESMAAGTPVVALGKLGVYDILSQEDAGGIMIKDLNEDDFSHEILKLLKDLSSYEELKKKAKIFVKDNYSIEKCVDMILELYKREILTV, encoded by the coding sequence ATGCAATTGAATATAGGAATGTTTTCCGATACTTATTTACCGCAGAAAAATGGAGTTGCTACAGCTATAAAACTCTATAAAGATGAAATGGAAAAAAGAGGACACAATGTTTATCTATTTGTACCAAAATATAAATTTGACTATAAAAGGAACGATGATAAAATCTTTGAATTTCCGGCTGTTAAGTTTGTCTTCGAGAAAGAGCAGAGGATTGCTCTACCTTTTTCTCCAGAAATTTTTAAAATTAAAGAGTTAAACTTGGATATAATACATTCTCACGATCCCTTTTCTATGGGAATTCTTGCAAGAATTGTTTCACGTATGTTAAAACTAAAACATGTAGCGACACATCATACTATGTATGATTACTATTTGCACTACCTACCATCGATAGTTAGGCCGCAACCAGAATTTGTTCAAAAAATCATAAAAAATTGGTGTTTAAAAACGGATAAAATAATCGCTCCTACAGACAATATAAAAGAGACGCTCGTTGAATATGGTGTACCTTCACAACATATTGTAACTATTCCAACTGGGATAGACCTAGCTTCTTTTGATAAACCTATTAACTGGGATTTGAAAAAAGAATATCCACAAATAAAAGATGATGACAAAATTCTTTTATTTGTGGGTAGGTTGGGAAAGGAAAAGAACATAAGTTTTCTTTTGAAGGTGTTTAAGAAAGTACTTTTAGAGGAAACAAAGGTAAAATTTGTTATTGTTGGTGGAGGGGCTGAAAAAGAAGCATTGGAAGAGTTGGCTATGGAGCTAAACATAGCTGATAATGTTATTTTTACAGGTTCACAACCAAGAGAAAAGGTAATAGATGCCTACAAACAAGCTTATTTATTTATTTTTGCTTCGTACACTGAAACACAAGGATTAGTTATTCTAGAATCTATGGCTGCTGGTACTCCGGTAGTCGCTTTGGGTAAATTAGGTGTTTATGATATACTTTCTCAAGAAGATGCAGGTGGAATTATGATCAAAGATTTAAATGAAGATGATTTTTCTCATGAAATACTTAAATTATTAAAAGATTTATCGTCATACGAAGAATTAAAAAAGAAAGCTAAAATTTTTGTTAAAGATAATTATTCCATCGAAAAGTGTGTAGATATGATTTTAGAACTATATAAAAGGGAGATATTGACTGTATGA
- the gltX gene encoding glutamate--tRNA ligase, whose protein sequence is MIRVRFAPSPTGHLHVGGLRTALFNWYFAKKNNGKFILRIEDTDMERSKKEYEDAILEEMKWVGLDYDEGIDKPGEYGPYRQSERLDIYKGYIDQLLNEEKAYFSVTKSDEIIFEGNNLPDKYKKNNEYSVVVKFKVNNDQKISFLDEIRGTIQFDTSHINDFVILRSNGIPVYNFTVVIDDYLMKISHVIRGEDHISNTPKQILIYNALSFELPKFAHLPLILGEDKSPLSKRHGEVSITYFRKEGYLPKAILNYLSLLGWNANEQIFDYTKKYQEFDLKKVSKNPSIFDYTKLLWTNEVHLRNDPIEEIYKSFDNWAKYTNVKIDNEDSFVKKIIEVSRAKVQTLKQLYEFSKNFFVKEFQYEEEFIEKYMKKPWFKEVIEITIRKLSEIDEYDLANVENTLKEIAALNITGRKNVFQTIRGSLLGRLVTPGLYESIIILGKNESIKRLKRALEFSNTLDINPRR, encoded by the coding sequence ATGATCAGAGTAAGATTTGCTCCAAGTCCCACGGGTCATCTACACGTTGGGGGTTTGAGAACAGCCTTGTTTAATTGGTACTTTGCTAAGAAAAATAACGGGAAGTTTATTCTAAGAATTGAAGATACCGATATGGAACGCTCCAAAAAAGAGTACGAAGATGCCATTTTAGAAGAAATGAAATGGGTAGGTTTGGATTACGACGAGGGGATTGATAAACCTGGTGAATATGGGCCATATAGGCAAAGTGAAAGACTAGACATATACAAAGGTTATATAGATCAACTCCTAAATGAAGAAAAAGCTTATTTTTCAGTTACTAAAAGCGATGAAATAATTTTTGAAGGTAATAATCTTCCAGACAAATATAAAAAAAACAATGAGTATTCTGTGGTTGTAAAGTTTAAGGTTAATAATGATCAAAAAATATCTTTTTTGGACGAAATTAGAGGAACTATACAATTCGATACGTCTCATATAAATGATTTTGTTATTCTAAGATCAAACGGAATTCCGGTTTACAATTTCACGGTTGTGATAGATGATTATCTGATGAAAATAAGTCATGTTATAAGGGGTGAAGATCATATCTCTAATACCCCCAAACAAATTTTGATATATAATGCTTTATCATTTGAACTTCCAAAATTTGCCCATCTGCCTTTGATTTTAGGTGAAGACAAGTCTCCTTTGTCTAAAAGACACGGAGAGGTTTCGATTACTTATTTTAGAAAAGAGGGATATCTTCCTAAAGCTATATTGAATTACTTGAGTTTGTTAGGGTGGAATGCTAACGAACAGATATTTGATTATACAAAAAAATACCAGGAATTTGATCTGAAAAAGGTTTCAAAAAATCCTTCCATTTTTGATTACACTAAACTTCTATGGACAAATGAAGTGCATTTGAGAAACGATCCAATTGAAGAAATATACAAAAGTTTTGACAATTGGGCTAAATATACAAACGTCAAAATAGACAATGAAGATTCTTTTGTAAAAAAAATCATAGAAGTTTCCAGAGCTAAAGTTCAAACATTAAAACAACTTTATGAATTTTCCAAAAATTTTTTTGTTAAAGAATTCCAATACGAAGAAGAATTTATCGAAAAATACATGAAAAAACCTTGGTTTAAAGAAGTTATCGAGATAACGATAAGAAAACTCTCAGAAATTGATGAGTACGACCTTGCAAATGTAGAAAATACTTTAAAAGAAATAGCCGCTCTAAATATCACTGGTAGAAAAAATGTTTTTCAGACAATAAGAGGATCTCTTTTAGGGAGGTTAGTAACTCCTGGGTTGTACGAATCTATAATTATTTTAGGAAAAAATGAAAGTATTAAAAGGTTAAAAAGAGCTTTGGAATTCTCAAATACTTTGGATATTAATCCAAGAAGGTGA
- a CDS encoding 5'-nucleotidase C-terminal domain-containing protein encodes MKRVLGILVVMVLVLSVFAGPNHLVIFHMNDTHAHVWGTEDGGGFARAATLINQAREEVAKEGGAVLFLHAGDVNTGIPESDQLDAVPDFLALHYMGLDAMVLGNHEFDKPFEVLEKQYEVAQFPFLGANFVDEKHGGPIFEPYIIKDYGDFSVGIIGLVTEQTKVLEPIYLGENTIVDAEETLKKYLPIVQEKADVVIVLGHLGYHADGGRPNLSVEFTTSDELAENISGVDIIIDGHSHTLLETPVVINNVIVAQAGENAENIGRIDLWIDDGRIVDWRGEVIPLTSDIPEDPFIKMFTDAFYQLGSEALNEVVGVTKVYLDGERAHVRSDETNLSNLIADGMIWKTGADVALMNGGGIRASIEAGDITYRDILTVLPFGNTLYVLELTGKDIMDVLNYAATIPDGQGAKLHVAGLTAEIKGGKATNVKINGKPIDLNKTYKVVTNNYVAAGGDGYTMLEGKPGYDTYFRDADALREYIAHLGTIENYTSQERLIELDQVK; translated from the coding sequence ATGAAAAGAGTCTTAGGCATTTTAGTTGTTATGGTTTTAGTTTTATCGGTATTTGCAGGGCCTAATCACTTAGTAATTTTCCACATGAACGATACTCACGCACATGTGTGGGGAACGGAAGATGGTGGAGGATTTGCCAGGGCAGCTACCCTGATAAATCAAGCAAGAGAAGAAGTGGCTAAGGAAGGTGGAGCAGTACTTTTTCTACATGCTGGTGATGTAAATACAGGGATTCCAGAATCTGATCAGTTGGATGCAGTTCCTGACTTTTTGGCTTTACATTATATGGGTTTGGATGCTATGGTTTTGGGTAATCACGAATTCGATAAACCTTTTGAAGTGCTTGAGAAACAATATGAAGTAGCACAATTTCCGTTCTTAGGGGCAAATTTTGTCGATGAAAAACATGGAGGACCAATTTTTGAACCGTACATCATAAAAGACTATGGTGATTTCTCAGTTGGAATTATAGGTCTTGTTACTGAACAAACGAAAGTTTTAGAACCAATTTATTTAGGCGAGAATACAATTGTGGATGCAGAAGAGACTTTAAAGAAATATCTTCCAATAGTCCAAGAAAAAGCCGATGTAGTTATAGTCCTTGGACACTTAGGTTATCATGCAGATGGAGGAAGGCCTAACTTGTCTGTTGAGTTCACTACCTCAGATGAGTTAGCTGAAAATATATCTGGAGTAGATATTATAATAGACGGACATTCTCATACTTTGTTAGAAACACCTGTAGTAATCAATAATGTTATAGTAGCACAAGCTGGAGAGAATGCAGAGAACATTGGGAGAATAGATTTATGGATTGATGATGGTAGGATAGTAGATTGGAGAGGAGAAGTAATTCCACTAACATCTGATATCCCCGAAGATCCTTTCATAAAAATGTTTACAGATGCTTTTTATCAACTTGGATCAGAGGCTTTGAATGAGGTTGTTGGAGTGACAAAAGTATATCTCGATGGGGAACGAGCCCACGTTAGAAGTGACGAAACGAATCTAAGCAACCTTATAGCAGATGGCATGATTTGGAAAACAGGTGCGGATGTTGCTTTAATGAACGGTGGCGGGATAAGAGCCTCTATTGAAGCAGGGGATATAACCTACAGAGACATTTTGACTGTTTTACCTTTTGGAAACACATTGTACGTTTTAGAGTTGACTGGGAAAGACATAATGGATGTTTTAAATTATGCTGCTACAATTCCTGATGGCCAAGGAGCTAAGTTACATGTTGCAGGGCTAACTGCAGAAATAAAAGGTGGAAAAGCTACAAACGTAAAAATAAACGGTAAACCCATTGATTTGAACAAAACTTATAAAGTTGTTACCAACAACTATGTAGCTGCAGGCGGAGACGGATACACTATGCTTGAAGGTAAACCTGGTTACGATACATACTTTAGAGACGCGGATGCTTTACGTGAATACATTGCTCACTTGGGAACTATTGAAAATTATACTTCCCAAGAGAGATTGATAGAATTAGATCAAGTTAAGTAA
- a CDS encoding Mini-ribonuclease 3, translating into MKGFDEIINLQLADLREIPIENFSYIGDAVIGLIYKVKLLKDGRIKTKDLYEKTKDFLSAKAHSKFVDIVLDHLTPIEMQYYKRAENSNGAKKRGNDNDYRKSTGFEAVIGYLFLTKSYSRIEELLGVIDNCIYTEKTY; encoded by the coding sequence ATGAAAGGATTCGATGAAATTATAAATCTCCAACTTGCGGATCTGCGTGAAATACCTATTGAGAACTTTTCCTATATTGGAGATGCTGTTATAGGTTTGATTTACAAGGTGAAATTGCTAAAGGATGGCAGGATAAAAACAAAAGATCTTTATGAAAAAACAAAAGATTTTTTAAGTGCAAAAGCTCATTCAAAGTTTGTTGATATTGTGTTAGATCATTTAACTCCAATAGAAATGCAGTATTACAAACGAGCGGAAAATTCGAACGGTGCGAAGAAAAGAGGCAACGACAATGATTATAGGAAATCTACAGGATTTGAAGCAGTCATTGGATACCTTTTTTTGACTAAAAGTTACTCAAGAATCGAGGAATTATTGGGAGTGATCGATAATTGTATATATACGGAAAAAACATATTGA
- a CDS encoding OmpH family outer membrane protein codes for MSNTTRKVLSVMVFTILFVVISFSQTDSNLKIGYVNFEKTVESYYKWKDLESMYQIDLKYYQGKINEMEQQFKDLQSSGATEEVLQQNLQQLQTRVNQYQQELQNEYQQKMANIASEVTVKIAQYAKENGYDLILNENGVVYYNPELDLTEKIIQYLNEN; via the coding sequence GTGAGCAATACAACAAGAAAAGTTCTTTCTGTGATGGTATTTACCATTTTGTTCGTGGTTATTTCATTTTCTCAAACAGATTCAAATCTCAAAATTGGTTATGTAAACTTTGAAAAGACAGTAGAAAGTTACTACAAATGGAAAGATTTGGAATCCATGTACCAAATCGATCTAAAATATTATCAAGGGAAAATCAATGAAATGGAACAGCAGTTCAAGGATTTACAGAGTTCGGGTGCGACTGAGGAAGTACTGCAACAAAATCTTCAACAATTACAAACTCGTGTAAATCAATATCAACAAGAATTGCAAAATGAGTATCAGCAGAAAATGGCAAACATCGCTTCGGAAGTAACAGTAAAGATAGCTCAGTATGCAAAAGAAAATGGTTACGATTTGATTTTAAATGAAAACGGTGTGGTTTATTACAATCCAGAATTAGATTTAACCGAAAAAATTATTCAGTATTTGAATGAGAATTAA
- a CDS encoding TIGR00725 family protein has product MNVGVIGYSGNIFKEPIKSLNSLCDDVGRIIAENNWVLMNGGRDGIMQLVSKAVKNRGGHVIGFLPWEQEGNGYLDFPIKTGLDLNMRSFVLLKNVDVVVSIGGEIGTAIEILGAYSYKKPILLMKNSGGWTDRITEVLIEDKFLDNRKLVEVKQVSSIDELERILKGIEEVKN; this is encoded by the coding sequence TTGAATGTAGGAGTTATCGGATATTCCGGAAACATCTTTAAAGAGCCAATTAAATCTTTAAATTCACTTTGTGATGATGTCGGTAGAATTATAGCAGAGAATAATTGGGTTCTAATGAACGGTGGACGTGATGGAATAATGCAATTAGTTTCAAAGGCTGTAAAAAATAGGGGAGGGCATGTTATTGGTTTTTTACCCTGGGAACAGGAAGGGAACGGTTATTTGGATTTTCCTATAAAAACAGGGTTGGATCTTAATATGCGTTCTTTTGTTTTGTTAAAAAATGTCGATGTGGTTGTAAGTATAGGAGGAGAAATTGGCACAGCTATAGAAATTTTGGGGGCTTATTCTTACAAAAAACCGATATTGTTAATGAAAAATTCAGGCGGATGGACAGATAGAATAACTGAAGTTTTGATAGAGGATAAATTTCTTGATAACAGAAAATTAGTAGAGGTAAAGCAAGTATCGTCTATTGATGAACTGGAAAGAATTTTGAAAGGTATTGAAGAGGTGAAAAACTAA
- the mutL gene encoding DNA mismatch repair endonuclease MutL has product MRIKVLNPEVVMKIAAGEVVSGPSSVVKELVENSLDAQADNITVEILDGGKSLIKVDDNGIGMEEEELELSILPHTTSKIFSIEDLYQLKTFGFRGEALSSISRVSRMKMTSKPPEKEVGTMLEILGGKIIEKKRVNSSNGTKIEIMDLFFNIPARRKFLKSDSSEGRYVTEIIEKFAFTNNINLTYIRDNKEIYKFSSDMDLITKCLKIYPELKRDDLIEIEHNDSLCKISGVISQPKVGRNNRTAQHFFVNNRYIKAASLYSVLEKGYGEMLEKSIHPYGIIFIQIPSDMVDVNVHPQKLEVKFTDEQKIASLLKKVVREALKENTHFTMEFISSNDTPATNNENSSFSVQNLYSKKERSQKVDLSQKTTNADYFENTDDFFNNSEIGDPQEGNIHFDNNYRLYEPSKTFDFKGFEYQKNQTFTPVEKINSFEKLSILGIVAERYLVVEGEDKLLLVDFHAAHERYIYEILKENLYEKGGLTSDLLLNPLKISLDEVRKGIILENKDHLEKLGIKLEEEDKEIIVKGLPSLVKIDDAERLIFEIADDLRISNFDQQSNILDKNLATMACRAAVKTKDNPTGMETLLNNIFEKKLLTCPHGRPIMIQITFKTLDKYFGRT; this is encoded by the coding sequence ATGAGAATAAAAGTACTTAACCCTGAAGTGGTAATGAAAATAGCGGCTGGAGAGGTTGTATCTGGGCCAAGCTCTGTAGTTAAAGAATTGGTAGAAAATTCTTTAGATGCCCAAGCAGATAATATAACCGTTGAAATACTTGATGGTGGCAAATCGCTAATTAAAGTCGATGATAACGGAATTGGGATGGAAGAAGAGGAATTAGAATTATCTATACTTCCTCATACCACAAGCAAAATTTTCTCCATTGAGGATCTTTATCAATTAAAAACATTTGGTTTTAGAGGTGAGGCCCTTTCTTCAATTTCAAGGGTTTCTAGAATGAAAATGACCTCCAAACCACCTGAAAAAGAAGTTGGAACAATGTTAGAAATATTAGGCGGAAAAATAATAGAAAAAAAGAGGGTTAACTCATCAAATGGAACGAAAATAGAGATTATGGATCTTTTTTTCAACATTCCCGCACGTCGAAAATTTCTTAAAAGTGATTCTTCAGAAGGAAGATACGTTACAGAGATTATAGAAAAGTTTGCTTTTACGAACAACATTAACTTAACGTATATAAGAGACAACAAAGAAATCTACAAATTTTCTTCTGATATGGATCTAATTACAAAATGTTTAAAAATATATCCCGAGTTAAAAAGAGATGATCTCATAGAAATTGAACACAACGACTCATTATGCAAAATATCTGGAGTTATTTCACAACCAAAAGTTGGAAGAAATAACAGAACCGCCCAACACTTTTTTGTAAACAACAGGTATATTAAGGCGGCTTCACTTTACTCCGTTTTGGAAAAAGGTTACGGTGAGATGCTAGAAAAATCAATTCATCCTTATGGAATAATATTCATACAAATACCATCAGATATGGTAGATGTAAACGTTCACCCTCAAAAATTGGAAGTAAAATTCACGGACGAACAAAAGATAGCTTCTTTACTTAAAAAAGTTGTAAGAGAGGCCCTAAAGGAAAACACTCACTTTACGATGGAATTCATAAGTAGTAACGATACCCCTGCTACAAATAATGAAAATTCTTCGTTCTCTGTTCAAAATTTATACAGCAAGAAAGAGCGTTCACAAAAAGTTGATCTTTCACAAAAAACTACGAATGCAGATTATTTTGAAAATACAGACGATTTTTTTAATAACTCTGAAATAGGAGATCCTCAGGAAGGAAATATCCATTTTGATAATAATTATAGACTTTATGAACCGTCAAAAACCTTTGATTTTAAAGGTTTTGAATATCAAAAGAATCAGACGTTTACACCTGTTGAAAAAATTAATTCTTTTGAAAAATTAAGCATTTTGGGCATAGTTGCTGAAAGATATCTTGTCGTCGAAGGTGAAGACAAATTACTTTTAGTAGATTTTCATGCCGCACATGAACGTTATATATATGAAATTTTAAAGGAAAACCTATACGAAAAAGGTGGACTTACTTCCGATCTTCTACTTAACCCTCTTAAAATATCTTTAGACGAAGTAAGAAAAGGAATAATTTTAGAAAACAAAGATCACTTAGAAAAATTGGGTATAAAATTGGAAGAAGAAGATAAAGAAATTATTGTAAAAGGACTTCCTTCCCTTGTGAAAATTGATGACGCTGAAAGATTGATATTCGAGATAGCGGATGATCTAAGAATATCAAATTTTGATCAACAATCAAACATACTTGATAAGAACTTGGCTACTATGGCGTGTAGAGCGGCTGTAAAAACTAAAGATAATCCTACCGGTATGGAAACACTTTTAAACAACATCTTTGAGAAAAAATTACTAACCTGTCCACATGGTAGGCCGATAATGATTCAAATTACATTTAAAACCTTAGATAAATACTTTGGAAGGACTTAA
- the lptB gene encoding LPS export ABC transporter ATP-binding protein: MEKVIVDCRNISKTYGKKIVLANVQFQSKFGLITGLLGPNGAGKTTLFKIILGLVVPNSGDVYLDGQNITHLPIHKRALNGLAYLPQEPSVFRNLSVRDNLEMIADLLKIEDADQKIKSIMEEFGLGNLMHQKSYSLSGGEKRKLEFARTLITNPKVILLDEPFVGIDPITVKDIQQIIRKLAKSGISIIVTDHSIDEIAQVVDELYVLHKGEVIAKGVPKEVLNDARVKESYLGW, translated from the coding sequence ATGGAAAAGGTTATTGTTGATTGTAGAAACATCAGTAAAACATATGGGAAAAAGATTGTGTTAGCTAATGTTCAATTTCAATCAAAATTCGGCTTAATTACAGGATTACTTGGACCAAATGGTGCAGGGAAAACAACTCTTTTCAAGATAATTTTAGGGTTAGTTGTTCCCAATTCAGGGGATGTTTACCTCGATGGCCAAAATATAACTCATCTTCCTATACACAAAAGAGCGTTGAATGGATTGGCTTATCTGCCTCAAGAACCGTCTGTTTTCAGGAACTTATCTGTTAGAGATAATCTTGAAATGATCGCCGATCTTCTTAAGATTGAAGATGCAGATCAAAAAATTAAGAGTATAATGGAAGAGTTTGGATTGGGTAATTTAATGCACCAAAAGTCTTATTCTTTATCTGGTGGAGAAAAAAGGAAATTAGAATTTGCTAGAACGTTGATAACAAATCCAAAGGTAATCCTTTTGGATGAGCCTTTTGTTGGAATAGATCCCATAACCGTTAAGGATATACAACAAATAATTAGAAAACTTGCGAAAAGTGGGATTTCAATAATTGTTACGGATCACAGTATTGATGAAATTGCTCAGGTAGTTGATGAACTTTATGTTTTACACAAGGGTGAAGTTATAGCTAAGGGTGTTCCAAAAGAGGTTTTGAATGACGCGAGAGTCAAAGAAAGTTATTTGGGTTGGTGA
- the coaBC gene encoding bifunctional phosphopantothenoylcysteine decarboxylase/phosphopantothenate--cysteine ligase CoaBC, giving the protein MYPYLKGKNILLGVTSGIAIYKAVDLISKMRQIECNPKVIMTKNAQRWISDQIFSAVGNCEVYYETFDVKSGWIPHTELSRWAELFIVAPATANIIAKISHGIADDLLSCTALAYSKNPKLIVPAMNVRMYENPVNKRNLEILKQNGWYIIDPGEGHLADGEFGKGRYPDNSEILEYSEYLLSKKDFMNKKVLVTAGPTVENIDPVRFLSNRSSGRMGYELAREFANRGAEVTLISGPTNLKPPSIIKKIIRIESAKELRERVLEHFEDNDIIVMTAAVSDVRIKNYSEQKLKKDTIVNLEIEKNPDIIKELGRKKRVGQILVGFAAETENLKENAIKKLKEKKIDMIVLNDVSREDIGFEKEENEVTIFTSKEELRLEKNHKRIIANNICDFIFSTFF; this is encoded by the coding sequence GTGTATCCTTACTTAAAAGGGAAAAACATTTTACTCGGTGTAACGAGTGGAATCGCCATTTATAAAGCGGTTGATCTAATTTCTAAGATGAGACAGATTGAATGTAATCCAAAAGTTATCATGACAAAAAATGCCCAAAGATGGATATCCGACCAGATTTTTTCTGCAGTAGGTAACTGTGAGGTTTACTATGAAACTTTCGATGTTAAAAGCGGTTGGATACCCCATACAGAGCTTTCTAGATGGGCAGAACTGTTTATCGTCGCCCCTGCGACAGCAAATATAATAGCTAAAATATCACATGGAATTGCCGATGATCTACTTTCTTGTACCGCTTTAGCTTATTCGAAAAATCCTAAACTAATTGTTCCTGCAATGAACGTTAGGATGTATGAAAATCCCGTTAATAAAAGGAATTTAGAAATATTAAAACAAAATGGTTGGTATATAATAGACCCCGGAGAAGGTCACTTAGCAGACGGAGAATTTGGTAAAGGAAGGTATCCAGATAATAGTGAAATATTAGAATACAGTGAATACCTACTTTCCAAAAAGGATTTTATGAATAAGAAAGTTTTAGTTACAGCCGGACCCACGGTTGAAAATATTGATCCTGTAAGGTTTTTGTCAAACAGATCCAGTGGAAGAATGGGTTACGAATTAGCAAGAGAATTTGCAAACAGAGGAGCTGAGGTTACTTTAATATCTGGACCCACCAACTTAAAACCACCATCTATTATAAAAAAAATCATAAGAATAGAAAGTGCTAAAGAATTAAGAGAAAGGGTATTAGAGCATTTTGAAGATAATGACATAATAGTTATGACAGCTGCAGTAAGCGATGTAAGAATAAAAAATTATTCGGAACAAAAGTTAAAAAAAGATACAATAGTTAATCTAGAAATTGAGAAAAATCCTGATATAATAAAAGAATTAGGAAGGAAAAAAAGAGTTGGTCAAATACTTGTTGGATTCGCTGCGGAAACAGAGAACTTAAAAGAGAATGCCATAAAGAAATTAAAAGAAAAAAAGATTGATATGATAGTTTTAAACGATGTTTCAAGAGAAGATATAGGGTTTGAAAAAGAGGAAAACGAGGTGACCATTTTTACTAGTAAGGAGGAACTTCGACTTGAGAAAAATCACAAAAGGATTATCGCTAATAATATTTGTGACTTTATTTTCAGTACTTTTTTCTGA